The bacterium genome includes the window CGGCGAAGCAGACCGCGGTCGAGAAGTCTCCGTTGGAACAACTCACGTCCAGCAGCCAGGGCTGCTTCCAGCCGTTGGTCAGGGCCAGGACGTTGCTGTTGGCGAACGGCGGGTTGCTCCAGCTCGTGCCGCTGCCGTGGCCGATGTAGCTGACCAGGCTGCGGCCCTCGTTCAGGGCGGCCGAGATCATCGCCGTGGTCCCGGTCGGCTGGTAGATCTGGTCGACCTGGGTGAAGGTGTAGGCGAGCAGGTCGGTGCGCAGCAGGTTGCAGCGCTCGTAGTCGGTCGGCGTGCCCTCGTTCGAGGCCAGGCCGGACCCCTTGTGGTACCACTCGGCGGCGGCGCCGGTGTCGGGGTCGCGCTCGTAGCGGACGAACTTGGCGACCTGCAGCTGGACCTCGCCGACGTTGGAGGCCGAGATGCGCGAGACGAACAGGTCGGGGTAGAGGTCCGAGCCGGCCACCATGGCGTAGGTCGGGTCCGAGTCCGCGCTCTCGTAGGAGCCGACGCGCGTGGGCACGTCGGCGATGTCGCCCACGAGCACCACGTAAGTGAGGCCGTCGGCCGACCCGTAGCGGCTGGTGATGGCGTTCTGGACGCCGGCGGCGGTGCCGCCCACCGAGGACATCGTGATCATCTCGACCGGGATGCCCTTCTGCTGCTTCCAGGCGACGAACGGGGCCAGCGCGCCCTGGTAGGCGTCGGCCGTGACGACGAGCATCCGGCCGGTCGTGCCGATGGCGACGTACTTGTCGGCGCCGTAGTTGGCGAACAGACCGCGGTAGATGCGGGCGAATTCGGGATCGACGGCGGCCGCGCCGGCGCCGGCCAGCTCGTTCAGGCCGCCGGTGCCCTTGGTGACGACCTCGAGGGTCATGCTGCGCAGCACGCGCAGCACGCCGCGGCCGGCGTCGTACTGGAACGGCACCACGCGCAGGGCCACGCCGCGCTCGTCGCGCACGATGTACGGGTCGCCGAGGCTCGCCGTCTCGCGGGGGTAGACCCCGCCGTCGCGGTAGAGGGCGTCGAAGGTGAAGGCGATGCCGGCCGGGTCGAGATCGCGGGTCAGGTGGCCCTTGGACGGCAGGACGGGATCGACGGCGGTCTCGGTCCACTCGCTCGCGACGACCCGCAGGACCGGCACGCCGGTGCCGGCGATGGCGACGCTGCGGCAGATCATCGGCAGTTCGGGCAGGCCCTTCTCCATCAGCCAGGCCTCGCCGGGCAGCCCCAGCTTGGCGTAGGGGCGGCCGTCGACCAGCGCGCCTTCGAGGTCGTAACCCGGGACCTCGATCCGCAGCGT containing:
- a CDS encoding C25 family cysteine peptidase is translated as MKRSWCKAAVLLLSLQVLAAVASAAWVATDGGAVALPQVVATGAADVVTLRIEVPGYDLEGALVDGRPYAKLGLPGEAWLMEKGLPELPMICRSVAIAGTGVPVLRVVASEWTETAVDPVLPSKGHLTRDLDPAGIAFTFDALYRDGGVYPRETASLGDPYIVRDERGVALRVVPFQYDAGRGVLRVLRSMTLEVVTKGTGGLNELAGAGAAAVDPEFARIYRGLFANYGADKYVAIGTTGRMLVVTADAYQGALAPFVAWKQQKGIPVEMITMSSVGGTAAGVQNAITSRYGSADGLTYVVLVGDIADVPTRVGSYESADSDPTYAMVAGSDLYPDLFVSRISASNVGEVQLQVAKFVRYERDPDTGAAAEWYHKGSGLASNEGTPTDYERCNLLRTDLLAYTFTQVDQIYQPTGTTAMISAALNEGRSLVSYIGHGSGTSWSNPPFANSNVLALTNGWKQPWLLDVSCSNGDFSTAVCFAEAWLRAGSVAQPSGAVGTYSASTLASWVPPCEMQAHAVDLLVAEQANILGALYYYGGMQVLDTYPTGEGPKLIEQYNIFGDCSLMVRTDAPLEIAPSHLPVVQLGAPGFQVDVGVPGAVACLSRDGVIHGTAVADAGGLADIVLDIPVTVPGDMTLTVTGYNLTTYQATLLAINPSVVFLVPAAIDANVPTDVTVTVYGPDGTTPL